GGGCTGGCCAGCAGCGCCTTGGTCCAGTGGTGATTGATGGGGCCACCAGGCAGTTCAGTCAGTTCGCTGCCGGGATCGCTGATTTCCGTTGCTCCGCTCTGATAATGATATTTCATCAGCCCGTCAGCATTCGCCACATACAGCGTATCGCCGATCAGTTGTACGCCGAACGGAGAATGGAGATGTTGCAGGAAAATATGTTTTTCCCAGTTTTTACCGTCACCGCTGCTGTTACGCAGCAGAGTAATGCGGTCACCGCCTTTACCACCTTTGCCGGACGCTTTCTGTACCATCCCCATAATCAGCTGTTTAGGCCTGGTGGTCGGTTTAGCCGGTCCATTGGCTTCGACCACCAGAATATCGTTATTCGGCAACACATAGAGCTGACGGGGATGCAGAAATCCGTCAGCCACCTTGTCAATTTTTAGCCCGTCGGCGACCTTCGGCATTTCGCCCTGCTGCCATGGCGTGCCTTCCGGCACCTGCATCGGTGGCAACAAAAAGTTCTGCGCTTCCGGCAGCACCGGATTAGCGCCGGTCTGCTGTTCCGGCGCGACTTTTGCACCGTTATCGCAAGCCGTCAGCAGCAGTGGCAGGGTCAGGATCACACCTGTGATTCGATTCATAACATCTCCTTAAGCTGTGCGCTGACGCAGGGCGAGTTGCAGATTGGCGAGACTTAGCAGAACCACCACCAGCGTGGAAAGCGTCACCCCTGCGGGCATCGCCGCCCATGCATCACGACTGTGAATAAAGGCGTTAACGATCGCCAGTACTATTGCCAGCGCATTGGCCCAGAAATGAAATCTGACGCCAGGCTGTGGCAGGATGCTGCGGGTGATCCATAGCTGCGCCAGATTAATCAGTCGCGGAATAATCGCCAGCAGTAAACCCATAACAATCAACCAGCTGGCGCCCTGCACCCAAAATATTTCATAGCTGTAGAGATAAATAATGTCGAATATCCAGCCAGCGACAAAAAAGCCGAGTGGCAGCGGGTTTAACAGTTCATAAATCGCGACGGCCAGCGCCGAATGCTGCCTGTTACCATTGGCCTTCATTTACAGACTCCTTTAGCATCATCAACATGCCTTACGGCGGGAAGTTCGCCAGCAGGCTTTTTAGTACTGGTAATATATTAGTAAAATTAATCAGATTGCGTAAATTAAAAGCGCAAACAGATTAAGCGCGTTGACCCGCCAGCCACTATCCTGCAGCATACTGGCGCCAGCAATTAACAGGAGCAGGTTATGCAATATCCGCGGGTAGGCGTCGGGGTACTGATTTTTCGCGAAGGGAAGATACTGCTGGGTTGTCGCAAAGGCAGCCATGGCGCAGAAAGCTGGTCAGCACCGGGCGGACATCTGGATTTTGGCGAGTCAGTTGAACAATGCGCGCGGCGCGAAGTACTGGAAGAGACCGGTTTACAGCTGATGACTCTCCACACCGGCCCGGTGACCAATGATATTTTTGTCGGGGAACAGAAACACTATATCACCCTGTTTGCACTGGCTTATGCACCCGCTGGCGAGCCACGGCTGCGCGAACCGGATAAATGCAGCGGCTGGCAGTGGTTTGCTACTGATGCACTGCCCTCACCGCTCTTTTTACCGCTGCAGAATCTGCTGTTACAGCACGGTGCTGACACACTTACCCGCCTGGCGCATCCCTCGCTAATCGGTTAACACCCGCTTTCACTATCATGCCGTGCGCCAGGCTGTGGTTCCGCAGCCTGGGCGTGACAATAGAAGAAGGGAATATAACCAACTCCCAGCATCAACCCGATTACCATGCTTTTAAACACATCGGCAAACGGCACCGCATTAACCCCTGAATAGACTGAACTGAACTGCGATGCTCGCGCCGCTACCGTCGTCAGCAGCCGGTCGGTAGCGGTCTGATAATTGATCTCGTGCAGCGGACGCACGCGCAGATCAAAGCTGACGGCAGTATTATGCTGCGCCTGAGCGCTCAGACCGCGGTAGGTCATTTCATCCGCCGTTTCACCAATGGTATTGATGATCGCCTTGCCTAACATCGTGGCGACTGCGTTACCCAGTAACGGCTCCAGCGCTCTGACCAGCAGGGTCATACCTTCGGATACCAGCATCTGATTGCCGCTGTAGGCAATGGCAGATTCGCCACAGGCTTCCAGATTCAGCCCTGGTTTACTGTTGTCCGACAGTTGCAGAAAATACTGAGCGGTATCGCGCAGCGGGACATAAATAAACACCGCAGCAATTAGCGCATTAGCGGCCAGAGCAATCCCGGCAGTGGCAACCAGCGCAGAACCCGCCCCAGTGATTAACGCGATATTAGCCAGCCGCGCGCTGAGGCTGGCGGCGGTCTGCGTTCCCGCATGCAGATCGCGGGCAATGCCCGCCAGCTGGAGTGCGACAGGCATCGCAATGGCAATCGCCCCCATGGTGATCGAAGCGGAGACCGGCGCATTCTTTAATAATACCGGTAATAGATTTTTTGCCACATACTCACGCAATGCAGTAGGGATGGCCACTGACACCAGGTTACGACTAAGCGCTAAACCAAAGTTTCTGCCATGGCGCTGTAAAGAATCCAGCCTGCGGACGCAGGAGGCAGAGGATAAATAATTAAGGCCCTGCGCATTCTGACTGATTGCATCCTCCGGCATAGCGATGTGGGTTTCTTCTTTTACTGATGTCCCGTTCTCATGGAGGTAATTGTTATTTCTGCCTGCCAGCGGTGATGACGAATGAATATCATCAGGCATATTGATGACGATATAATCAGCATGTTCTTTGTTTATCCCGCGGGGCTTATATTCCGCCAGGAAATATAATTGCTGACACGAAATGTTTTTGGTCAGCGTCAGGGTATCGGCCAGCACAGAATGCGCCGAAATTTCAGCGGGTGGCAAGGCAAACGATAACAGATTATCAGGTACCGACAATGTACGGCGTAATTCTGTCAGAAAGTGTTTCGGCGCAGGTGATGAAGATAGATCCGGCATACTCAGATAATGCCCGGCAAGATATTTATTGTTGTTGTCAGTAATCACTTAACACTCCTTAAACATTATAAGGAGAAATTAAACGCCCTTTTCTCCCCTGAATGGTTAAGCGTAGAGGGCAAAATCTGACCGACTTATAAAAAAAGCTCATTGTGATATACATCACATCATAGGAAATACTTATCTGTCATCAGCAATGCAATCATAAATTGTTTATATTTAAGAGCAGCACCGGTAAATATTACTGCTCTTAAATTTTACTGCAGCGGGTAAAAACTGTTATGGAATCAATTTTTCCGCACGCAGTTTCTCAAACAGATCGATAAAGGCATCGCGGGTACACTGATAACCGTTAAAGCCTGCTTTGCGACTTTTACTGATATCCGTAATCACTTCCATTGGACGCCCCAGATCGGCATCGGTATGCCACCATGACGCCAGCCTGGTGATATCCGCCTGCTGTAAATCATGCTGCTGCGCAATGTCCCGCCACTGCGCAGCAGCATCCTGCATGCGCCCTTCCAGCGGTTGCATCTCTCCGCTAAATGGCGCCGCTTCAATACCGAAGTAATCGGCAATCTGCGACCACATCCACTGCCAGCGAAAAACATCGCCGTTAACCACGTTAAAATCTTCGTTTACCGCCTGCTTACTGCTGGCAGCCCACAGCAGCTGATCGGCCAGCAGCCGCGCATCGGTCATATCCGTGAGGCCAGCCCACTGCTGAGCCGATCCCGGAAAAACAAATGGCTGCCCGCTCTGTTTGCACAGCGTGGCGTACACCGCCAGAGTCTGTCCCATATTCATCGCATTACCCAGCGCATATCCGATGATGGTATGCGGACGGTGGACACTCCAGCTGAAACCGTATTTTTCCGCAGCCGCAAACACTTCATCTTCCTGCGCATAGTAGAAATTATCGACCGGCTGACGTCCCTGCTCTTCACGGAACGGTGTCTGCGGCACTTCACCTTTACCATAGGCATCGAACGGGCCAAGGTAATGTTTCAGACCAGTAACCAGCGCCACGTGACCGCCGCGCAATTTATTACCGAACGCGTCAAGCACATGGCGCACCATTGCGCCATTTACGCGGATATTCTGCTGTTCATTTTCCTGACGCGCCCAGACGCTGAAAAACACCTTATCGACTTCAATGTCCTGCAACGCCTGATTTACCGCCGCTTCAGAGGTGAGATCGGCAGTCAGCGCAATACACCCCTCTGGCACTGGCGTATTACCGCGCGACAGACCATAAACCTGCCAGCCCTCGGCCAGCAAACGCGTCGCCAGCGCACTGCCCACTACACCGCTGACGCCCACAATCAATGCACGTGATTTCATTTTTTTGCTCCTGTAAGTGATATCAGCAAGCTTAATATGGAATTTAATTCCTATCCCGGGTATAAATTCATAAATTTCACGACAAAAATTCATTAATTCATGATCTCCAGCGACCGCCTGAAAGGCATCACCCCTTTTGTGATCAGTGTGGAAACCGGCAGCTTTACTGCCGCGGCAGAGAAGCTACATCTGAGCAACTCGGCAATCAGTAAAAGTATCGCCAGACTGGAGGAGCGCTTAGGATCGCGCCTGTTTGATCGCACCACCCGTAGCCTGGTGCTGACTGATGCCGGTCAGGCGTTTTATCAGACCTGTAGTCGGGTACTGGATGAGCTGGCGGAAGCCGAATCGGTGCTGGCGGCACAGCGTAATCGTCCGGCGGGTCGCCTGCGTATCGCCCTGCCACACTCCTTTGGCCGCCTGCAGGTGCTGCCGCTGCTTAATCGCTTCTGCCGTGAATATCCGGATGTGCAGCTGAATATTACTTTTACTGACCGCTTTATTGACCTGATTGAAGATGGCATTGATATCGCGGTACGCATTGGCGGCCCAGCCGATTACCCGGCATCACTGGGATATCACTATCTTGGCAGTGAACAACTGATATTTTGCGCCGCGCCGGACTATCTGCAACAGCACGGCGCCCCCTTATCCGCCGATCAGCTGAGTGCCCATCGCTGCGTAGCCTACGCCCGTCATGATGGCAGCACCACGCCCTGGACATTTACCGCCGCCGACGGACGCACCATGACGCGTGAGATTTCACATGCGATGGCGCTGGGCGATGGCGAAGCCTTGCTGACAGCGGTGGTGGATGGCATGGGTGTGGCGCAGATTGCCAGCTGGCTGGCGCGCGAACCGCTGGCGCGTGGTGAACTGACGCCACTGCTTGAACCGCTGGTGGTTGAGGGGTTGCCGCTGTATCTGCTATGGCCACAGAAAAAGCAGCTGACGCCGAAGGTTGATGCCCTGTTACAGGCCTTAAAGCAGCTTAAAATCCATTAGTCAGCGCGCCAGCGGGTAGTGGATAAGATCGTGCAGACGTACGTTCTCTGTCGTTGCATTGCGATAGGTATGGGCGCAGTCCGCCTGGAACCGTAGCGCATCACCGGCCGCAAGCTGATGCCAGATATCATTGACCATCAGCTCCAGCTGACCTTCAATCACAATAACATGCTCAATCACCCCCGGTTCATGGGGTGAAGAGGCGCTGACCGCGCCGGGCGCCAGATCGACCACAAACATATCAAAGCCGAGCTGAGGGTCGAAGGGAAAAACCGGCACCACGCGCATATCGGCATTGGCCTGACTGAAAGCCGCCAGATTGTGGTAACGCTGCACGGTGATCGCCGCAGGCGTCACCGCCGGTTCGATAAAAGCGGAAAAGGCGACATTAAAACCGGTGGCGATTTTCCACAGGGTCGCCACCGTCGGACTGGACTCCGCGCGTTCTATCTGGCCAAGCATCGCCTTACTGACACCGGTGCGCGCTGCCGCCTCGGTTAAACTCCACTGGCGTTCTGCACGCAAATGCTTAAGCGTTAACGCCAGCTGCTGATTAAGTTGCTGCATCATTCTCCTCACTGTTCTGCCTGCCAGTGTAGCGACTTGTGCGTTATAACGCACGGTGTTATGTTGTGCGCTATAACGCACTAGCAGGATTAAAAACCATGCGCTCAGCGATCTCCGAATCTCATTTCACCCCGGCAATTATCGCCGGTTTTGTTGCGGTACTGGTCGGTTATTGTAGTTCGGCGGCGATAATCTTTCAGGCCGCAGCGGCGGCTGGCGCCACGCCGCTGCAAATTGGCGGCTGGCTCACCATGCTGGGACTGGGACAGGGCTTGACTTCAATCGGACTCTCCTGGTACTACCGGATGCCGATCCTTGCCGCCTGGTCGACGCCCGGCGCCGCGCTGCTGGTCACCAGCCTGCCTGGCGTGTCGCTTAATGAAGCGATTGGCATTTTTATCTTTGCCTCCGCGCTGATCCTGCTGTGTGGCGTGACCGGATTATTCGCCCGCCTGATGAACCATATTCCGCAGGCCATCTCCGCCGCCATGCTGGCCGGGATTTTACTGCGTTTTGGCCTTGATGCGTTCGGCGCACTACAGGTCAATTTTGCCCTGAGCGGCACGATGTGTCTGGTATGGCTGCTGGCGCGACGTTTTGTCGCACGCTACACCATTATGCTGACGCTGGTCGCTGGTCTGTTGGTGGCGATATTACAGGGCGCCATTCACTTCCCGCAGCAGTCGCTGCATTTTGCCTGGCCGCAGTTTATTGCCCCGCATTTTACCTTAGCCACCCTGCTGGGTATCGGCGTGCCCTATTTTATGGTGACTATGGCATCGCAGAATGCGCCAGGTATCGCCACGTTAAAAGCGGCAGGCTATCCGGCGCCGGTGTCGCCGCTGATTAGCTGGACGTCACTGACCTCGTTGCTGCTGGCGCCTTTTGGTGGTTTTTCAGTCTGTATCTCGGCGATCACCGCGGCGATCTGTATGGGTTCAGACGTGCATCCTAATCCGCAACGCCGCTATATCGCCGCGATAGCCGGGGGGGGATGTTATCTGCTGGCTGGGGTGTTCGGCGGCGCTATCGGTATGCTGTTTAGCGCCCTGCCTGCGGTGCTGATCCATACCATTGCCGGACTGGCGCTGTTGGGGACACTTTCCGGCAGCCTGCAACAGGCGCTGAGTGACAGTAAGCAGCGTGATGCCGCTATAATTACCTTTCTGATTACTGCCTCTGGCGTCACGTTGCTGGGCATCGGCGCAGCCTTCTGGGGCCTGATTGGCGGTGTGCTGGCCCATCTGGTTTTATCGCTGCCGCCACGGACGCGATAATCGGTAATCTGCCGTCTCTGCGGGACTGGCGTATCGCTTTTAGGCCGCTTCAGCGATAAAATAGCGTGGAATTTTGCGGCGTTATCATCTGCGTTCGTCGCAACAGGAGTATCGACGTCTGCGGTTAAGCAGAGGCAAGGACAGAGGAGAGAGCGGTGAATCAGCATCAGCGTACACATATTGCTACGGTGGTTGAATCCATTTACGGCAAAGGCGGCGGTATGAGAGTGCCAGAGGTGGATCCGCTGATCCGCGACTCATGGCAACGCTGTGTTGATTCTCACGGACTTGATCCCTTTCGCATGCAGCAGGCGCAGATTCTGTCTGCTGCTGAACTGCATGCGCATCGCGAGCCACTGGATGAGTTTCGGCGCTTTGCCTGGCACGGCATGACACAGCTCTGGCAACAGGTAGCGCCAGCGGGCTATATGGTGCTGCTGACCAATGCGCAGGGCGTTACCCTTGATTATATCGGCGATAAAAATGCGGCGATCCGTTTACGTCGTGCGGGTCTGTTTGCCGGCGCGCAGTGGACCGAAGCCAGTGCGGGAACCTGTGCCGTCGGCACTGCGCTGGCAACCGGCCTGCCGCTGACCGTTCACCAGCAGGATCATTTTGACGCCACCCATATTCCGTTAACCTGTAGCGCAGTCCCGCTGTTTGATCCTGACGGCCCGCTAAAAGCGGTGCTGGATATTTCGGCGCTGCGCTCGCCGCAGCCAAAAGAGAGCCAGCATCTGACGCTGCAAATTGCGCAGATGGCGGCATGGCAGATTGAGCAGGCGTGGTTTAACCATCATCACCATGATCACTGGGTGCTGAAACTGAGTCTCACCCCCTCATTTGTCGATGTCAGCCCTGACTTTTTGCTGGCATTCGACGCTAATGGCCGTCTGACAGGCCATAATCATCGCGCGCAACGTATGCTGGAAACGGAAATGGGTTTTGCCCGCGCGGAATTAAGCGCCATCAGCGCGCTGATTGGCTTACGCTTTGAGCAAATTTTTCAGCAGAGTTTTGACCGGCTGCCGGGCTATCTCAGCGCCAGCGGGCAGCGCCCGGCGCTAATCGCCCTGCTAAACAGTAGCCGTGCGCTCTGCCTGAGCGTCGTCGCCCCGCCGCAACGCGCGAGCGCAACGTTATCATCCGGCGACAGCTCCCTGCCTGAACCACTGGCGGCGCTGAATGGTGGCGATGCCAGCCTGCAACGACAGTTACAGCGTGCCGCTAAGTTGCTGAACAGCCCGATCAATCTGGTGGTCCAGGGTGAAACCGGCAGCGGTAAAGAATATTTTGCGAAAGCCTTTCATCGCGCCAGCGATCGCGCAAACGCGCCTTTTATTGCGGTGAACTGTGCCGCGATCCCCGCTACGCTGATTGAGAGCGAGCTGTTTGGCGCGATGCCTGGCAGTTTTTCCGGCGCCAGCAGCAAGCCCAAACGCGGCCTGATTCAGGAAGCCAGTGGCGGCACCCTGTTCCTTGATGAAATTGGCGATATGCCGCTGGAGATGCAGTCGCGTCTGTTGCGCGTACTGGCGGAGCATGAAGTGTTGCCGGTCGGCGCATCAAGGCCAGTGGCGGTGGATATCAGGGTGATTTGCGCTTCGCACTACCAGCTGGAGCAACGCGTCGCTGCCGGTCATTTCCGTGCTGATTTATATTACCGCCTGAATGGCGCGCAGATTACCCTGCCACCCCTGCGCCAGCGCAGCGATCTTGAGGTGGTGATTGAACGGATGCTGGCGGGAAAAAGGGAGCTAACCGCCGCAGCACGCCAGCGACTGTTGCAGCATCGCTGGCCGGGAAACCTGCGTGAATTGCGCAATGTGCTCGACTATGCCCGGCAGATGGCAGAGCAGCACCATATCGCGCTTGAGGATCTGCCGGACAGTTTCCAGCATCCCGGCATTTTGCCCGCAGAAGCAGAAAGCGGACACTCTCCCGTCAGCGATAGTGAGGCGCAAAGGCTGATGCAGTTACTGGCGGCGGCGCAGTGGAATCGCGCGGCGGTCGCGCGCCAGATGGGCATCAGCCGGATGACGCTTTACCGTCATATGCGTCGTCTGGGCATCCGTTCCCCGCTGATCGGGGAACAGTAATAACAGCCGGGTGACAGCACCCGGCTGGAGCGCTTATTGCGGTGGACGCACCAGAATTTTAACCTGCTGCTTTTCACGCACCAGCGCATCAAAACCTTCCGCCACGATATCGTCCAGCGCGATTCTTTTGGTGACCAGTTTATCCGCCTGGAAATAGCCCTGGGTCATCAGCTCCATCACCGCCGGGAAGATATTGCGATAGGCGATAATGCCTTTGACTGAACGCTCTTTCAGTACCAGCGTATTCGGATTGAATGCCGCTTCACCTTCCCAGATCGACACCACAATCGTCTCACCTTCATAGCGGGTGCTGTTGATGCACTGCTTCAGCACCGCCGGCACGCCGGTGACTTCAAAGGCCACATCCACGCCGCCGTCGGTCAGCTGGCGAATCACTTCAACCGCATCTTCTTTAGTCGGGTCGATCACCCGACGAGCGCCCAGCTCCTGCGCTTTTGCTGAGCGCTGTGGCGATAGCTCAACCACATAGATTTCGGAAGCACCGGCCGCGCGCAGCGCTTCAATCAGCAACAGGCCAATCGGACCCGCGCCAAACACCGCCGCTTTGCCGCCCACTTTCAGGGTGCTCATCCGCACGGCATGCAGCGCCACTGCGGCAGGTTCCACCAGCGCGCCCTGTTCAAAGGAGAGCGCATCCGGCATACGGTGAACCATATGCTCCTGCACCACGGTAAACGAGGCAAAACCCCCGCCACCACCGGATAAGCCGTGAAAGCCCATCCCTTCACACAGGTTGTATTTCTTCTCGCGACAGGGTTCACATTCACCGCAGGATAGGATGGGTTCGACCACCACGCGGTCGCCGGGCTTCACTTTGCTGACGCCCGCGCCAACTTCCACCACTTCACCGGAAAACTCGTGCCCCATAACAATCGGCGCGATATCGCCGCTGATTGGATGCGGCTTTTCTACCGGCACAAAAATCGGCCCGGCAAGATATTCATGTAAATCACTGCCGCAGATCCCGGTCCAGGCGACTTTGATTTTGACCTTTCCGGCGGAAACCTGCGGTTCATTAATCTCTTCTACTTTAATATTGCGTGCCTGATGCCAACGTGCAGCTTTCATCAACTTCTCCATTTCGACAAAAAATAAATCATCCCTTACCGGCGCCACAAGTGCAGGTAACGGTGTCCCTGTCGGATATAGCGAAATCTGTGCCAGCTTTGATTAATGATAGTAGCGGTAAAGATAGTGATATTTTTCATTAAGTTGAAATTTATCGTCTGGCAGAAAATAGTGATATTTAGTCACGCTGTTACAACTGTAACGGGTTACTGTTGTAACAGCGTGATGATGTGAAATATTTGCTATTTTTACCATCGATAAACCAGTGGTGCGTCAAAGAAGCGGACTGGCGCTAACCAGTCCTGGCATTAATTGATGCTGCATGGATCCACTACTGCGGCGGATTATCCTGCCGGTAACTATGTTGCGGATTAATCACCAATTGCCTGACCTGCTCCTCAAGCTGGTTACTGTGGTAGAGATCGAGGCACTTGAGTAAATCGAACCTGACACCCTTGACCTCTGATTCCGTAAGTGGATTATGATAGTCACGCCGTAGATACTCCTCTACCAGCGCTTTTACCCGGTCGGGTGATTTTGCCAGATCGTAATAAGTCCAGTCACGCAAAGCGCTGACACTGCTTCCGGCGTCAGTGGCGACATCTTTATCGTTGCGCCAGGCAGTAGCAATGCATGTGGCCAGCACCATATCTTTATAGTTCTGAGCATAACTGCGAGTTGCCGCCTGCGGCGATGACTGAGGATAATCTTGCGCATGACTGATATAAGGAATGATCATCATGATTAAAAGCAGGCTATTGAGTTTTTTTATCATGGCAGTCTCCAGAAGTTCGCCCTCTCAGTACGGTCGGTGCATACACTCATCCTTGTGGTTTGCTAATCGGCCCGGGCTAATCACATTGCCACAGGCATCCCTCTGTTTTGCCAGCCAACGGGTCATTGCAAAACAGCGATCGTCTGAAATTTAACCACAGCAACATTTCTGTCAACCGTTTTTCGCCCCTTCAGCAGCTAATATGCCCTCCACCCCCATCGATGCCCCAGAGAGTTGTCACTTTTAGCGCTTATTCCGGCGTTTGATTTGTCATTACCAGAACTAAAGTAATAATAATCTTGGATAACACATTATTTTCTGCCTCAGGCATCGTCATAATAAGGGCCCTGATACGTGGCAAAATCATTTTTACGCAGCGGAAACCTGGATGCGGTACTGGCATTAGGGGAGAATGGACAACCGGTTTACGCCTCCGCCCTGCAACTTCGCGAAACCCTGCGCCTCAGAAAACAACAAAAAATTGCCGACTGTCTGGCGATCCCGCAAGCCAATGAGAACGGCGATCGTATCGACTGGTATGCGCCCTTCAGCGGACGGGTAAAATCCTGGATCGCCGCCAGCGACAGCGAGCGCGCCTCCGCCATCAATCTGCTGGAAAACTGCCAGGACAGCGTCAATGAGATCAGCCAGCGAGCGCAGAGCGCCGAAAAACCGGCGATGCAGCTGTTTGGTGTGTTACTGAGTAAAGCCTTCCAGTTTCCTGACCAGAACTACATCTATCTGGTTGATGGCAAGCCGGTCATTACCTTTTGGGGATTTGTCGATCTCGATAAAAAATCCCGTGTTGATGCGCTCGACTGTCTGCGCGCCACGCTACAGGTTAACCTGCCGCCGATTGTGCCGGTCTTTGTCGAACCACCGCCAGTAGTCACGCCGGTTGCCGTTCCGCAGCCAGAGCCAGAACCCCCGGTGGCAGAGATAGCGCCCCCTGCACCTGAACCCGTTACGGTGACGCCAGTCAAAAAAGCGCCTGCTTCATGGCGCCGTTTCGCCTGGTTGTTGCCGCCGCTGGCGATTGCCGGCGCTTTCGCCATGTATCAGCAGCAACGCCCTGAGCCGGTAGAACAGCCCGCAGCAGAAACCGCCGCGAAGCCTGCGCCGGTCATTGAAGTTAAACCAGCTCCGGTAGAAACTGTCGCCGCTGCGCCACAACCCGAGGCGAAAACCACGCTGCCGCTGGCGCCTGCCACCCATGACGAAAGCCTGGCAGTGGCCACTCCTGCGATTGAGCCACCAGTTGCAGCCGCGCCCGCAGAACCTGCGGCGCCGGTCAGCAAAGATGCGCTGGTGATGCCTGCTGATGCAGTAAAAATTGGATCGACTAAGTTCCTTAACGGTAACTGGCGTGTCACGCTGGATGTGAAGAATCTGCCAACCGGTAAACCACCGAGCCTGAAATATCAGCT
This is a stretch of genomic DNA from Winslowiella toletana. It encodes these proteins:
- a CDS encoding SrfA family protein, with product MAKSFLRSGNLDAVLALGENGQPVYASALQLRETLRLRKQQKIADCLAIPQANENGDRIDWYAPFSGRVKSWIAASDSERASAINLLENCQDSVNEISQRAQSAEKPAMQLFGVLLSKAFQFPDQNYIYLVDGKPVITFWGFVDLDKKSRVDALDCLRATLQVNLPPIVPVFVEPPPVVTPVAVPQPEPEPPVAEIAPPAPEPVTVTPVKKAPASWRRFAWLLPPLAIAGAFAMYQQQRPEPVEQPAAETAAKPAPVIEVKPAPVETVAAAPQPEAKTTLPLAPATHDESLAVATPAIEPPVAAAPAEPAAPVSKDALVMPADAVKIGSTKFLNGNWRVTLDVKNLPTGKPPSLKYQLKNGKGTARIVQGDGISCKADITAGLMSSGNLVINSRYTARCSDNSRYKMPEITCKQGATGAAVCEASYGSDTVFPMTIKRENK